A window of the Arachis duranensis cultivar V14167 chromosome 5, aradu.V14167.gnm2.J7QH, whole genome shotgun sequence genome harbors these coding sequences:
- the LOC107491324 gene encoding uncharacterized protein LOC107491324 has product MARIHCLQQMLVATSNFLNPTSRPFPTTCISFRPLTTTTSFQPYPPPPLRAESNRLKWAIQLSLAEQSPPKPRLDTQALVEFLYDDLPHLFDDQGIDESAYDEGVIFRDPITKHDSLSGYLFNISLLRTLFRPLFQLHWVKQTGPYEITTRWTMVMKFILLPWKPELVFTGTSVMGINPENGKFCSHVDYWDSIEKNDYFSLEGLLDVVKQLRIYKTPDLETPRYQILKRTANYEVRQYNPFIIVETTGDKLSGSKGFNDVAGYIFGKNSTTEKIPMTTPVFTQAIDDELSKVSIQIVLPVDTETASLPDPNQETVSLRKIEGGIAAVLKFSGKPTEDIVREKERTLRSNIIRDGLKPQMGCLLARYNDPGRTWSFIMRNEVVIWLDDFSMD; this is encoded by the exons ATGGCTAGGATTCATTGTCTTCAACAAATGCTTGTGGCCACTTCCAACTTCTTAAACCCAACATCCCGGCCATTTCCCACGACGTGCATCAGTTTCCGGCCACTGACCACCACCACAAGCTTCCAGCCGTACCCTCCCCCTCCTCTCAGAGCAGAAAGCAACCGCCTCAAGTGGGCCATTCAGCTTAGCCTAGCGGAGCAAAGCCCACCAAAACCCAGGCTTGACACGCAGGCACTTGTGGAGTTTCTGTATGACGATCTCCCTCATCTCTTCGACGATCAGGGTATTGATGAATCGGCCTACGACGAAGGCGTCATCTTCAGAGACCCGATCACAAAGCATGACAGTTTGAGCGGTTACCTCTTCAACATTTCCCTTCTCAGGACGCTCTTTAGGCCTCTCTTTCAGTTGCATTGGGTCAAGCAg ACAGGACCATATGAGATAACTACGAGATGGACTATGGTTATGAAATTCATACTACTTCCCTGGAAACCGGAGTTGGTGTTTACCGGAACCTCTGTGATGGGCATCAACCCTGAAAATGGCAAGTTCTGTAGCCATGTG GACTACTGGGACTCAATAGAGAAAAATGACTATTTCTCTTTGGAAGGTTTATTGGATGTAGTCAAACAA TTGAGGATTTACAAGACTCCTGACTTGGAAACACCAAGATATCAAATATTGAAAAGGACAGCAAATTATGAG GTTAGACAGTATAATCCATTTATAATAGTAGAAACAACGGGAGACAAGCTTTCTGGATCTAAAGGCTTTAATGATGTGGCTGG GTACATATTTGGAAAGAACTCGACAACGGAGAAGATACCGATGACAACTCCGGTCTTCACTCAAGCCATAGATGACGAATTGTCCAAAGTGTCAATCCAAATAGTTCTTCCTGTAGATACAGAAACAGCGAG TTTACCAGATCCTAATCAAGAAACAGTCAGCTTGAGAAAGATAGAAGGTGGCATTGCTGCAGTACTAAAATTTAGTGGAAAACCTACAGAGGATATTGTTCGCGAAAAGGAGAGAACTCTGCGCTCCAATATCATTAGAGATGGCCTTAAACCTCAGATGGGTTGTTTGCTTGCAAGGTACAACGATCCAGGTCGAACATGGAGCTTTATAATG aggaatgaagtgGTCATATGGCTAGATGATTTCTCAATGGATTAG